A region from the Chloroflexota bacterium genome encodes:
- a CDS encoding glycosyltransferase family 4 protein, which translates to MPTPLRILLIMNGLVREQIDGGCVRIIEIAKQWQRAGHEIHLMGSEQAGISCRQWGLEPTLHTSRWRGGQGRWWLALHSITVCLFLPLSLWRLRPDLIVTSHDQPYDVLPGVMLKLQRWRGVRLAVSVPMMMRWRFWRRQGPRWYNALAFLVAQRLSLVFAAVFADRTLALGLATARQLRGTGFPMRRAAAVAAGVDLAGIRAAVPSPPAVQYDAVLVGRLAASKGALDLIDAWQIVVAGKRDAKLAVIGDGPDGEAMKDRIRIHGLEGHVDFLGPILDTAEKFRWIGASRLFALPSHEESWSIAMAEAMALGVPVVAYDLPELLEVWGDAFHAVPGGDIAAFGAAVSFLLTDAPVRHGLAERGLARVSELDWSVIAERELELILGNVADVDPLGADPWLVASPESRASGDASQSGPPTVTPG; encoded by the coding sequence GTGCCGACGCCGTTGCGAATCCTGCTGATCATGAACGGTTTGGTTCGCGAGCAGATCGATGGTGGGTGCGTCAGGATCATCGAGATCGCGAAGCAGTGGCAGCGCGCCGGCCATGAGATTCACCTGATGGGCAGCGAACAAGCCGGGATTTCGTGTCGGCAGTGGGGGCTCGAGCCGACTCTGCACACCAGCCGCTGGCGCGGAGGCCAGGGCCGCTGGTGGCTGGCGCTGCACTCCATCACTGTGTGCCTCTTTCTTCCGCTTTCGCTGTGGCGCCTGCGTCCGGATCTGATCGTGACGTCGCATGATCAGCCCTACGACGTTTTGCCTGGCGTCATGCTCAAGCTGCAACGCTGGCGGGGAGTGCGCCTGGCAGTCTCGGTTCCCATGATGATGCGTTGGCGGTTCTGGCGTCGCCAAGGGCCTCGCTGGTACAACGCCCTCGCCTTCTTGGTCGCCCAGCGCCTATCCCTGGTGTTCGCGGCAGTCTTCGCGGACCGAACGCTTGCGTTGGGCCTGGCCACCGCCCGCCAGCTTCGGGGAACCGGATTCCCGATGCGGCGGGCTGCCGCGGTTGCAGCTGGCGTCGACCTGGCTGGAATCCGTGCAGCCGTGCCAAGCCCGCCGGCGGTGCAGTACGACGCGGTGCTGGTTGGACGCTTGGCCGCCTCCAAGGGGGCGTTGGATCTCATTGATGCGTGGCAGATCGTCGTCGCGGGGAAGCGAGACGCCAAACTCGCAGTTATTGGTGACGGCCCGGACGGCGAGGCAATGAAGGATCGGATCCGGATCCACGGCCTCGAAGGCCATGTCGATTTCCTCGGCCCGATTCTCGATACCGCGGAAAAGTTCAGGTGGATTGGTGCTTCCAGGCTGTTCGCACTTCCGTCGCACGAAGAGAGTTGGTCGATCGCCATGGCCGAAGCCATGGCCCTTGGTGTCCCTGTGGTCGCCTACGACCTGCCGGAGCTTCTTGAGGTCTGGGGCGATGCCTTTCACGCGGTTCCCGGAGGGGACATCGCGGCCTTTGGAGCGGCTGTTTCGTTCCTCTTGACGGACGCACCGGTGCGTCACGGGCTTGCCGAGCGCGGCTTGGCCCGAGTGAGTGAGCTTGACTGGTCAGTGATCGCCGAGCGCGAGCTTGAGCTGATCCTGGGAAACGTCGCTGACGTAGATCCGCTCGGTGCCGACCCCTGGCTGGTGGCGTCGCCGGAGTCGCGCGCGTCGGGTGACGCGTCGCAGTCCGGGCCGCCGACTGTCACGCCCGGCTAG